Below is a window of Moorella thermoacetica DNA.
TAAATCCATACCGGCTGCCGCCAGGGCGTCCCGGAACATTTTATTCTGCATGTTGGGGGCACAGGCGGCAATCATGACCTTGCGATGGGCCTTGAGGAAGTCGGCCAGGAAGCGGTCACCGTCCTCCTCGCATAACTGGGGGTGGATAAAACCGTACTCCACTGGCAGCTCGACCCGCACCCGGTTAATAAAGTCCCAGATGTCCATCTTGGCAAACCCCGGGCACTTGCCGGTGCAGACGCACATGATTAAACCCGGCTTTTTTTCAGACATATTTGTTTCTCCTTTCCTTTAGCTTCTCCGGCAGTTTGTTCCGTTTATCTCTTGATGGGTTTATTATATAACTTTATACTTATTTGTCAAGGTTATTATATACGATTTTACTAATATAATAAGTGCATTCTTCTCCATTTCATTTTCCTCCCTTTGCTTTATTTAATCCCTCCATGAGCGCCATAGTTTCAGCAATCTCCCAATATCTCCCGCCAAGTCTAATAAAGTAATTATCCGGGGGTCCTTGATACGGTAAATCACCCGTAAACCCTCTTTGGTGGCCTCGACGATGTCCTGCTAGCGCAGGACAGCGAGATGCTGGGAAATGTTGGGCTGATCCAGCTCCAGTTCAGCAATTAGCTCGCAAACGCAACGCTCGC
It encodes the following:
- a CDS encoding ArsR family transcriptional regulator yields the protein MRVIDLLRHGERCVCELIAELELDQPNISQHLAVLR